From the genome of Clavibacter nebraskensis NCPPB 2581:
GGGACGTCGTTCACGTAGAAGATCGGCGTGGTGATGTAGAAGGGCTCGCCGCGGGACATGGGCTCCATCCTAACGATCGGCGGGAGCGCTCCCGGTCGTGTGACCGGGGCGACAGCGGGGGCCCGGGGGCGGTCAGGAGAGGTGGCGCTCCGCCGGTCCGTCGTACTCCGAGAGCGGCCGGATCAGCGAGTTGGACGCCCGCTGCTCCACGATGTGCGCCGTCCAGCCGACCACGCGCGCCGCGACGAACAGCGGCGTGAAAACGCGGGTCTCGAAGCCGAGGAGCGCGTAGGCGGGGCCCGAAGGGTAGTCGAGGTTCGGCAGGATCCCGGTGCGCTCGGCCATGCCGCGCTCGAGCGCGTCGTACAGCTCCATGGTGAGGCGGGCGGACTCACCCGCCTCGCCGCCGCCGGCCACGCGCACGGCGACGAGGTCGTCGAGCGCCTGCTTCATGGTGGGCACGCGCGAGTCGCCCGCGCGGTAGACGCGGTGGCCGAAGCCCATGACCTTGCGCTTGGCGGCGAGCGCCTCCTCGAGCCACGACTCGACGCGCGACGCGTCGCCGATCTCGTCGAGCGTCTCGAGGACGGCCTCGTTGGCGCCGCCGTGCAGCGGGCCCTTGAGCGCGCCGATCGCGCCCGTGACGGCCGAGTGCAGGTCGGCGAGCGTCGAGGTGATGACCCGGGCCGTGAACGTGGAGGCGTTGAAGGAGTGCTCGGCGTAGAGGATCAGCGACACCTCCATGGCCTTCGCGTCGGCCTCCGTGGGCCGGTCGCCGTGCACCATGAGGAGGAGGTTCTCGGCGAGGCCGAGGTCGTCGCACGGCTCGACCGGGGCGAGGCCCCGGCGTCGGCGCTGGTCGTAGGCGATGAGCACGGGGATCTGCGCGAGCAGCCGCACGGAGCGCTCGAGGTCGGCCTCGGCCGATTGGTCGTCGGGCGCGGGATCCGCGGCGCCGATCGCGCTGACGGCGGTGCGCAGGACGCCCATCGGGTGCGCGTCGACGGGCAGGGCGTCGACGATCCGCAGCACCGCGTCGGACGGACGCCGCTCCGTGCGCTCCTGGCTCTCGAAGTGCGCGAGCTCCTCGTCGGTGGGCAGCTCGCCGTGCCAGAGGAGGTACGCGACCTGCTCGAAGGAGCAGTGCGCGGCGAGCTCCTGCACGGGGTACCCGCGATAGAGGAGGGAGTTGGTGGCCGGCTCGACCTTGCTGATGCGGGTCGTGTCGACGACGACCCCGGCGAGGCCCTTGCGGATGTCGGTCATGGTGCTCCTTCGCGTCATGCCGCACCCGCGTGGTCGGGCGGATCGGGTCGCCTCCGGGTGCATTCGTCACTGTATCGGGGCGGGTGGCGCGGGGGCGAGGGTCGCCGACGGTCGCGCGATGGACGGACGGCGACGGTCTGGGGAGTGACGGGCATGACGGGCGGCTCCGCTCCCGGGTCGGCGGCCGCTCCGCTCGCTAGCCTCACCAGCAGGCGCTCCCGAGGCGCCGCCCGCACCGCGGCGCCGACCCGGAGGACGCCATGCCCGAGAGCACCGACCACGCCGATCCCGCCGCAGCCGACACCGCGAGCGACGCCGCGACCGCACCCGACCGCTACGACGTCGCCGTCATCGGCGCCGGCCCCGCCGGCACCGCCGCCGCCCTCCGCGCCGCCGAGCTGGGCGCGTCCGTCGTCGTGCTGGAGGCCGGCCGCGTCGGCGGCACGTGCGTCAACACCGGGTGCGTGACCACGCGCGTGCTCGCGAAGACCGCGCGGCTCGTGCGCGAGGTGCGCTCCGCGGGCGAGAACGGGATCGGCGGGGGCGAGCCGACCCCGCACTGGCCGTCGATCGTCGCGCGCGTGCACGAGCAGGTCGACCGCGTGCGGTCGCTCAAGGACGAGGCCGCGCGGTTCGAGACGGCGGGCGTGACGCTGATCCACGAGGGCCGCGCCCGCTTCGTCGACGACCGCACGCTCCAGCTCGACAGCGGCCGGCGGATCACCGCGGGCGCGATCATCGTGTGCGTCGGCGGCCACTCGAAGCGCCTGCCCGTGCCCGGCGCCGACCTCGCGACCGTGCCCGAGGACGTGCTCGCGCTGCCGGGGATCCCCCGCCGCCTCGCCGTCATCGGCGCCGGCAACACGGGCGCGCAGCTCGTCACCGTCTTCCGCTCGTTCGGCTCCGAGGTCACGCTGCTCGACGTCGCGCCGCGCGTGCTCACTGCGTCCGACGAGGCGATCTCCGAGGCCGTCGCCGACGCGTTCACCGCGCAGGGCGTGCGCGTGCGCACGGGCATCGACACCGTGACGGGCCTGACGAAGACGGGCGACGGGTCCATCACGCTGCTCTGGCGCGACGGCGACCGCCCGCAGTCCTCCAGCTTCGACGCCGTGATCATGGCCACCGGCTGGCCCGCCGACGTCGACGACCTGGGGCTCGAGCACGCCGGGCTCGAGGTGGAGCGCTCGGCGATCCCGGTCGACCGTTACCTCCGCACGCGCGTGCCGCACATCCTCGCGGTTGGCGACGCCAACGGGAAGGACATGCTCGTGCAGGCGGCGCAGTCCGAGGGCGAGGCGGCGGCCGAGAACGCGGTGCTGGGCGTCAACCGGCCGATCCCGCCGCAGCTCCTCCCCGCAGGCGGCTTCACCGACCCGGACTACGCGGGCGTCGGCCTCACCCAGGCGGAGGCGCGCGAGCGCGACGGCGCGTGCGTGGTCGCGCGGGTGCCGTTCTCCGAGGTCGACCACGCGGTGATCGACGACCGCGAGGCCGGCTTCCTCCTCCTCATCGCCGACCGCCGCCGCGAGCTCATCCTCGGCGCGCACGCCGTGGGCGAGAACGCGGTCGAGGTGATCCAGTCGGTCACCACCGCGATGGCCGCGGGCGTCGACGTCGCGACCCTCGCGCACGTGCGGTTCGCGTACCCGACGTACAGCGCGATCATCGGGATCGCGGCCCGGCGCCTGCTGCAGGAGGACGAGCGGGCGGGCGAGCTCGACTGACGCGGCGTCCGGTCGGGCGTGGTCGGATGGGCGCATGACCGCGCTCATCGTCACGGCCCACCCGGATCCCGACTCCCTCACCCACCACGTCGCCCGGCGACTCGAGGCCGCACTCGCCGCGACAGGCGCCACGACCGCGCACCTCGCCCAGGAGGGCTTCGACCCCGTGTTCGGCATGGCCGACCAGGGCGCGTACGCGGGCGACTCCCCCGCGCCCGCGGACGTCGTCGCCGAGCAGGCGCGCCTCGACGCCGTGGACCACGTCGTGCTCGTCTTCCCGGTGTGGTGGTGGTCGATGCCGGCGCTGCTCAAGGGATGGATCGACCGCACGTTCATCGCCGGCTGGGCCTTCGCGATCGACGACGAGGGACGCATCGAGAAGCGGCTCCAGCGCCTCACCGTCCACCTCGTGCCCGTGTCCGGCACGAGCCGCGCGTCGTTCGCGCGGCACGGCTACCTGACCGCGTTCGAGACGCAGGTCGGCCACGGGATCCTCGACTACTGCGGCGCACGGCGGGGCGCGACCGCGTTCGTGCACGACTCCGAGTCGGGCGACCGGGACGCGGTCGCGGCGGAGGCGGAGCGCGCCGTCGCCGAGGTGGTCGCGGCGATCGCGCTCGCGACGGGGTCCGAGCCGGTGGATCCGCGACCCTGAGGCCGGGGCGCGTGTGCACGCTCCGGCGTCCCGAGTCCGGCTCGCGGCTAGCCTCGCCGGATGCCCGCCGCCCCCGCCGCCCGATCCGGCGGGGCGCGCGCGGTCATCCGCGCGGGGAACGTCCTCGCGTCGGTCGGCATGGGGATGCTGCTGGCCGTGCTCGCCCTCGGCCTCGCGCTCGACGGGACGCTCCACGGCCTCGACGAGCGCGACTAGGCATCACGCCCCGCCGCGGTTCCCCTGTAGCGTGAAGGTGAAGACGTCCTCGTCGAACGCGCTGTAGCCCGCGTAGTCGAGGAGCTTGTAGAGGCGGGCGCGGGTCTGTATCTCTCGGGCACATTCGACGCGAGTGTGCCCTCCTCGAGGCTGCGCTCGGCGGCGCCCATCGCGAGGCGCAGGAATGAAACGTCCTGATACTGCGGCCACCTGCCATGATCGGCATGCGATACTGCCGTTGTGTGTACTGAGATTACACTTTCGCTGAATGGCATAGATATCGACTGGGGTAAAAATCGATTTTGGAAAAACCACTACTGGCTTTTCCCGCCCACCAGCCTGACTGATATTCCCTATCTTTACGCTGACAATGAAGTTGAATGGCACCCTGGCTTCGAGACATCCCTGGATCAAGCCAGGTTTCGCCTATGTCAGCTCGGCTATTCCCTCGAGGAAGCGAAGTCGAAATTTCAGACAACAGTGAGCCACTGGAGTCGGAGAAGTT
Proteins encoded in this window:
- a CDS encoding bifunctional 2-methylcitrate synthase/citrate synthase, whose amino-acid sequence is MTDIRKGLAGVVVDTTRISKVEPATNSLLYRGYPVQELAAHCSFEQVAYLLWHGELPTDEELAHFESQERTERRPSDAVLRIVDALPVDAHPMGVLRTAVSAIGAADPAPDDQSAEADLERSVRLLAQIPVLIAYDQRRRRGLAPVEPCDDLGLAENLLLMVHGDRPTEADAKAMEVSLILYAEHSFNASTFTARVITSTLADLHSAVTGAIGALKGPLHGGANEAVLETLDEIGDASRVESWLEEALAAKRKVMGFGHRVYRAGDSRVPTMKQALDDLVAVRVAGGGEAGESARLTMELYDALERGMAERTGILPNLDYPSGPAYALLGFETRVFTPLFVAARVVGWTAHIVEQRASNSLIRPLSEYDGPAERHLS
- a CDS encoding dihydrolipoyl dehydrogenase family protein, giving the protein MPESTDHADPAAADTASDAATAPDRYDVAVIGAGPAGTAAALRAAELGASVVVLEAGRVGGTCVNTGCVTTRVLAKTARLVREVRSAGENGIGGGEPTPHWPSIVARVHEQVDRVRSLKDEAARFETAGVTLIHEGRARFVDDRTLQLDSGRRITAGAIIVCVGGHSKRLPVPGADLATVPEDVLALPGIPRRLAVIGAGNTGAQLVTVFRSFGSEVTLLDVAPRVLTASDEAISEAVADAFTAQGVRVRTGIDTVTGLTKTGDGSITLLWRDGDRPQSSSFDAVIMATGWPADVDDLGLEHAGLEVERSAIPVDRYLRTRVPHILAVGDANGKDMLVQAAQSEGEAAAENAVLGVNRPIPPQLLPAGGFTDPDYAGVGLTQAEARERDGACVVARVPFSEVDHAVIDDREAGFLLLIADRRRELILGAHAVGENAVEVIQSVTTAMAAGVDVATLAHVRFAYPTYSAIIGIAARRLLQEDERAGELD
- a CDS encoding NAD(P)H-dependent oxidoreductase, with translation MTALIVTAHPDPDSLTHHVARRLEAALAATGATTAHLAQEGFDPVFGMADQGAYAGDSPAPADVVAEQARLDAVDHVVLVFPVWWWSMPALLKGWIDRTFIAGWAFAIDDEGRIEKRLQRLTVHLVPVSGTSRASFARHGYLTAFETQVGHGILDYCGARRGATAFVHDSESGDRDAVAAEAERAVAEVVAAIALATGSEPVDPRP